The following coding sequences are from one bacterium window:
- the atpG gene encoding ATP synthase F1 subunit gamma encodes MANNTRDLRRQIRSVRNTAQLTRAMKMVSAAKLRRAQEAMLAARPYAETLRRVLADVALRARPELNPLLAVRPERKVDLIVLCGDRGLAGAFNANILRTADHWRAAREEGGTAVSLTIVGRKAADYYKRRPGAAVRRRLTDVSRLEPAALARDLSDEARARFIGGEADAVFVVYNQFRSTISQKVVVEPLLPLAEVAGREPASFLREGIDFLYEPEAERLLAGLLERYVAFSVLHSLLESGAAEHAARMTSMDNATRNANELISKLTLLLNRIRQASITNEIIEVVSGANALG; translated from the coding sequence ATGGCCAACAACACCCGCGATCTCCGGCGGCAGATCCGCTCCGTCCGCAACACCGCCCAGCTGACGCGGGCGATGAAGATGGTCTCGGCGGCGAAGCTGCGGCGGGCGCAGGAGGCGATGCTCGCCGCGCGCCCCTACGCCGAGACGCTGCGGCGGGTGCTGGCCGACGTCGCGCTCCGCGCGCGGCCGGAGCTCAACCCGCTGCTCGCCGTCCGCCCGGAGCGGAAGGTCGACCTGATCGTCCTCTGCGGCGACCGCGGCCTCGCCGGCGCCTTCAACGCCAACATCCTCCGCACCGCCGACCACTGGCGCGCGGCGCGCGAGGAGGGCGGAACGGCGGTCTCGCTGACGATCGTCGGGCGCAAGGCGGCGGACTACTACAAGCGCCGCCCCGGGGCGGCGGTGCGCCGGCGGCTGACCGACGTCTCGCGCCTCGAGCCGGCGGCGCTGGCGCGCGACCTCTCCGACGAGGCGCGGGCGCGGTTCATCGGCGGCGAGGCCGACGCCGTCTTCGTCGTCTACAACCAGTTCCGCTCGACGATCTCCCAGAAGGTCGTCGTCGAGCCGCTCCTCCCGCTGGCGGAGGTGGCCGGCCGCGAGCCGGCGTCGTTCCTGCGCGAGGGGATCGACTTCCTCTACGAGCCGGAGGCGGAGCGGCTGCTCGCCGGCCTGCTCGAGCGGTACGTCGCCTTCTCCGTCCTGCACTCGCTGCTCGAGTCGGGCGCCGCGGAGCACGCGGCGCGGATGACGAGCATGGACAACGCGACGCGCAACGCCAACGAGCTGATTTCCAAGCTGACGCTGCTCTTGAACCGGATTCGCCAGGCCTCGATCACCAACGAGATCATCGAGGTCGTCAGCGGCGCGAACGCGCTCGGCTGA